The following are encoded together in the Salvia hispanica cultivar TCC Black 2014 chromosome 6, UniMelb_Shisp_WGS_1.0, whole genome shotgun sequence genome:
- the LOC125194030 gene encoding PLASMODESMATA CALLOSE-BINDING PROTEIN 1-like, which yields MAKKVLSNLPSILLFVFLLCSGSIVQETEAAAEQKDVTTPMTTVPLRNPSSLNPLLDPQQDSPTITTTPPSTAAGSWCVASISATPAALQAALDYACGHGGADCSPIQPGGGCFAPINLRHHASYAFNTYYQRNPIPSSCNFAGSAVTTSTDPSYVTCHYPSISTSSSVLNTTSSTGSHAFGAGPVPPSPTAAALPNSCMHVLQFLALLLSVLPSLSSHNCGISA from the exons ATGGCTAAAAAAGTTCTGTCAAACCTTCCATCCATCCTTCTCTTTGTTTTTCTACTCTGCTCAG GTTCAATTGTCCAAGAAACAGAGGCAGCAGCAGAACAAAAAGATGTGACAACTCCAATGACAACAGTTCCTTTGAGAAATCCCTCATCTTTAAATCCACTGCTGGATCCACAGCAAGATTCTCCCACCATCACCACCACTCCTCCGTCTACGGCCGCAGGGAGCTGGTGTGTCGCCAGCATATCCGCCACACCGGCAGCATTGCAGGCTGCACTGGACTATGCCTGTGGCCACGGTGGCGCAGACTGCTCCCCCATCCAGCCCGGGGGAGGCTGCTTCGCCCCAATCAACCTCCGCCACCACGCCTCCTACGCCTTCAACACCTACTACCAGAGGAATCCTATCCCCAGCAGCTGCAACTTCGCTGGCTCAGCCGTTACAACAAGCACTGATCCAA GTTACGTGACATGCCACTATCCATCTATAAG CACAAGTTCATCAGTGTTGAACACGACTAGCTCGACTGGATCCCATGCTTTCGGAGCTGGCCCAGTCCCTCCCTCTCCTACTGCAGCTGCCCTGCCTAACTCTTGTATGCATGTACTGCAGTTCTTGGCTCTACTTTTGTCAGTTTTGCCTAGTCTTTCTTCCCATAATTGTGGAATATCTGCCTAA
- the LOC125194029 gene encoding protein MEI2-like 2: MEQSKNPFAGPSKAPFVSVSDKEKTAWKLPNDTRAYHTSTDASLFSTSLPVFPHMKFNFSESERVRSIDDGFPSLTKGRVADEVKDPLEDIEPHTMGNLLPGDEDELFAGIMDDFDLSGLPTQLEELDDDFFGSGGGLEIESESHENLVNGISRLSMSDGIGGSAISPFGFTNGVAAVSGEHPYGEHPSRTLFVRNINSNVEDSELKSLFEQFGDIRTLYTACKHRGFVMISYYDIRAARTAMRALQSKPLRRRKLDIHFSIPKDNPSEKDVNQGTLVVFNLDASVSNDDLRQIFGAYGEVKEIRETPHKRHHKFIEFYDVRAADAALKALNRSDIAGKRIKLEPSRPGGARRSLMQQLSQEQDQDEARAFLHQVGSPLADSPPGSWTNYGSPVERNSLHGYSTTPKLGSLSPVGSSHLTGLASILPSHASNPVKIAPIGKDPGRMTQNQVVNKASNGQGVAFQDHYSIPDPTLSSSPGPVSPFDYSKPSSIGTLSGPQFLWGSPSVQSEHANSSAWSSSLKAHPFQSSGQGIGFPYPSQRGSFLGSHHHVGSAPSGIQLERHLGFFPDSPETSYINQAAFGVTNFGRNGGSHGMNVGVPGAVNVGVTFAGNYTDSGSPGSRVMSMTRNGPLYYGNSSFGATSNDVMIDRARSRRVESGGQMDNKKQYQLDLEKIMSGEDSRTTLMIKNIPNKYTSKMLLAAIDETHKGTYDFLYLPIDFKNKCNVGYAFINMVSPSHIITFYEAFNGKKWEKFNSEKVASLAYARIQGKIALVSHFQNSSLMNEDKRCRPIVFQSESQGTGDLELFPSGNLNIFIRQPDGSYLGDSLDSPRGDSDIFGS; encoded by the exons ATGGAGCAATCCAAAAATCCTTTTGCTG GCCCTTCTAAAGCTCCTTTCGTGAGTGTTTCTGATAAAGAGAAAACTGCATGGAAACTTCCGAATGATACCAGAGCGTATCACACATCTACCGATGCTAGTTTGTTTTCTACCTCGTTGCCTGTCTTCCCACACATGAAAT TTAATTTTAGTGAATCTGAACGAGTAAGGTCCATTGATGATGGCTTCCCTAGCCTTACTAAAGGTCGTGTAGCTGATGAAGTTAAGGATCCGCTTGAAGATATTGAACCGCATACCATGGGGAATCTTCTTCCTGGTGATGAAGATGAACTCTTTGCTGGCATAATGGATGATTTCGATCTTAGTGGGTTACCAACTCAACTTGAGGAATTGGATGACGACTTTTTTGGAAGCGGAGGGGGTCTGGAAATTGAATCTGAAAGTCATGAGAATCTGGTTAATGGTATATCGAGGTTAAGCATGTCGGATGGTATTGGTGGAAGTGCCATTTCTCCTTTTGGTTTCACAAATGGTGTTGCAGCTGTTAGTGGCGAACACCCATATGGGGAGCATCCGTCAAGGACGTTATTCGTTCGCAATATCAACAGTAATGTGGAGGACTCCGAGCTGAAGTCACTATTTGAG CAATTTGGAGATATCAGAACTCTTTACACTGCATGTAAACACAGGGGATTTGTGATGATATCATACTATGATATCAGAGCTGCCCGAACTGCAATGCGTGCACTACAGAGCAAGcctttgagaagaagaaaacttGATATTCATTTTTCGATTCCTAAG GATAACCCATCGGAAAAGGATGTTAACCAAGGCACTTTGGTGGTGTTCAATTTGGATGCATCCGTATCCAATGATGACCTTCGCCAAATATTTGGAGCTTATGGCGAAGTTAAGGAG ATAAGAGAGACTCCTCATAAACGGCACCATAAATTTATTGAGTTTTATGATGTTCGAGCTGCAGACGCAGCTCTGAAGGCTTTAAACAGAAGTGATATAGCTGGAAAACGCATAAAGCTTGAACCTAGCCGGCCTGGTGGTGCCCGACGGAG CTTAATGCAGCAGCTTAGTCAGGAACAGGATCAAGATGAAGCCCGAGCTTTCCTTCACCAAGTTGGTTCTCCTTTAGCTGATTCTCCTCCAG GTAGCTGGACCAATTATGGCAGTCCAGTCGAGCGAAATTCACTGCATGGTTATAGTACGACGCCAAAATTAGGAAGTCTGAGCCCTGTGGGGAGCAGCCACTTAACGGGGTTGGCTTCTATTCTCCCGTCCCATGCATCAAATCCCGTGAAAATTGCGCCAATTGGTAAAGATCCAGGAAGGATGACCCAAAATCAGGTCGTCAATAAGGCTAGCAATGGTCAAGGAGTGGCTTTTCAGGATCATTATTCGATTCCGGATCCAACCTTAAGCTCCAGTCCCGGGCCCGTCTCACCGTTTGACTATTCCAAGCCGTCTAGCATCGGTACACTTTCTGGTCCTCAGTTTCTCTGGGGAAGTCCCTCAGTCCAGTCCGAGCATGCCAATTCATCGGCATGGTCGTCTTCTTTGAAGGCCCATCCTTTTCAATCCAGTGGTCAGGGAATCGGTTTCCCCTATCCTAGTCAGCGTGGTTCGTTTCTTGGGTCACATCACCACGTTGGTTCTGCTCCATCTGGTATTCAACTGGAAAGGCATCTTGGCTTTTTTCCCGATTCTCCAGAAACTTCATACATAAACCAGGCAGCTTTTGGAGTAACAAATTTTGGACGCAATGGTGGGAGCCATGGCATGAATGTAGGGGTCCCTGGGGCTGTGAACGTAGGAGTTACTTTTGCCGGAAACTACACTGATAGTGGTTCTCCTGGTTCCCGAGTGATGTCTATGACAAGAAATGGCCCTTTATATTACGGGAACAGTTCTTTCGGAGCCACCAGCAATGATGTGATGATTGATCGTGCTCGTAGTAGAAGGGTCGAGAGTGGAGGCCAGATGGATAACAAGAAGCAGTATCAACTAGATTTGGAGAAGATTATGAGTGGTGAAGATAGCCGTACTACGTTGATGATTAAGAACATACCAAACAA GTATACTTCGAAGATGCTACTGGCTGCTATCGATGAAACCCATAAGGGCACATACGATTTTCTCTATTTGCCAATCGATTTTAAG AATAAATGCAATGTTGGGTATGCCTTCATCAATATGGTATCGCCTTCACACATCATCACCTTTTATGAG GCATTCAATGGAAAGAAATGGGAAAAATTCAATAGTGAAAAGGTTGCTTCTTTGGCGTATGCAAGAATTCAGGGAAAGATTGCTCTTGTGTCTCACTTTCAGAATTCGAGTTTGATGAATGAAGACAAGCGCTGCCGGCCCATCGTCTTCCAATCGGAGAGCCAAGGGACTGGTGATCTG GAACTGTTCCCGTCTGGAAATCTTAACATCTTTATCCGTCAGCCAGATGGATCCTACTTAGGAGATTCTCTTGACAGTCCGAGGGGAGATTCAGACATCTTCGGAAGCTGA